DNA sequence from the Cucumis melo cultivar AY chromosome 6, USDA_Cmelo_AY_1.0, whole genome shotgun sequence genome:
GTGTTGAAAAAgaggtaactttttttttttcttcttcttcttcaattaaattcataattaataattacattatctggagattatatatttaattaattggattaATTTTTGGCAGAAAATTGCTTCCTAGATGGACCGAGGAAATCAAGGTTTGCAATGGAACTGCTCCTGAAGGCCCTCTCAATGATGGTTATAGTTGGAGAAAATATGGCCAAAAAGATATCCATGGTGCTAATTTCCCAAGGTGAGATTCCATCTCAtcaattctttttaatttttaatataatgAATTAATTAGAATATTTAGTTACTGATTAACCATTTAATTCCACATGTTTGAAGAATAGTCAACGACTTGATTCAATTGGGATGAAGAATAGTCAACAAATCTAAAGTTGCAAGTGGAGCACATGAAATTcacatattaattaattaatttaattggcTTAGAAAAGACATCATTAAATTATTCTTTTCACATGTGTTTTCTTTATACAATAAACAAATCAATTAACCATATCAACTACACAAGTTGCATTAATAAATTATATGTTCAAAAATTGGATAATTAAATGCTTTCATTTGAAAAAGTCTCTaatcttttgaaattttcttttcttttttgattgTAGATGTTATTATCGATGCACACATAGAAACGTCCGAGGATGTTTGGCGACAAAACAAGTTCAAAAATCCGACAATGATCCAAATATCTTCGAGGTAACATACAGAGGAAGACACACATGTAACCAATCCTCTAATTTGGGATCGACTTCCTCCATTTCATCTCAAAATCAAATTTACGAAGAAACAAATCAAATTCACCAAAACCCCAATTCTGAAATTTGGTTTGATTTCGGAGATAACAATTTTAATCTCAAAACGGAGGATTTCAACCAAGTTTTCCCACCATTTTCATTTTCCTACGAGCCGATAATGGACCCGACTTTTATTCCCGGCGAGGGCTTGACTGCAGCAGCAGTGTCGTCGCCGGCCTCGGACACGGCCTGGGATTGGAGCGGCTACGACGGTGGACTACAGAGGGTTCAGTCGTCGGAGCAATCGGCGGTGACAGAGATAATTTCGGCGACAACTTCAGTGACAAATTCGCCGATTTGCATTGGGGAGTGGGATTTCTCGCTTGACAATATTGATTTTGACCAGAATTTCCCCTTTGACTCTCTAGATTTCAtctcttgattttttttttttctggttaTATTATCATTAACTTTTTTCCACGTAGGATTTGAgatgtttttgtttctttagaTATTCTTCCATTGTGTAAGAATTATTTTGAGAAGTGTCTGTGGGGATTAATCTGTGTAGTTTAAagttttattgttatttaatgATCATCTAGTATTGTAgttattgaatttttttcttgTCTAAAGAAATGTAATGATCTTTAAGCtaatgaataatattttttctagtgatataaatatagatttaaaaaatgttaaattatatatttactCTCTATTTACATTATAAAAAATCATAAGTCTTAGATATAGAAGAACTATATATAAGAACCAAACCCAAAATATCAAGAGATATAATACAATGTAAATGATTCTTAAGTATATAAAAATTTAGATATAAACTTTCAAAATCTATTATTAGTAGAATTCACAATAGAATATATATTTACGATTATTTAAAAGTGTTACTATGCAATGTGAATAGTATGGGCTTATAGCCCAAATTACTTAGGAATTGGATTCAAATATTTGAATATATGTCCtatgaaaacaaagaaaaaattctTATATATACCCTATTTGGTATTACAAAGATGTTCTTTCCATTAGTCTTctcaatttcatatatatataaatagaataaTGGAATGATACATATCCAAATCCTTTGTTAATGCATATCAACTATTACTATTACATCCAAAATATGAGGAAAAATAACAATAAACCTTCATCACATATAACCTCTTGCATTGTTTTTGCATCTCTCTTTATTACTATAACCACAACATCTAGACAAACACACATGAATTTTCTAGAAACAAAGTGGAAAAAAGAATCCACTAGATTTTGAAAGGAACTTTACAAcactttttaagaaaaaaggaaaaggaaaaagatgtTGGTGTAGGAATTTTGACAAAAAAATTGTGAAGTTCACTGGGAAACCACCATGTGGTGGGTTGGTCAATATAGGTCAGAGCCAAAATTAGGGTATTTAAATTGATCAACAAAATCACCCTCTCCACTCACAAATTCAACATCTCTATCTTTTATTCAACACACTTGAGATAATTAAACAAGtccaaaaagaataaataaataaataagaggGACAAACTTAGAGGGTAATTATTTGGGGATATGTCAAATTAATCAACATATCTTTGTTCTTAATGTAACATCTTTTATTCATTGAGTGGATCTATAAAATTATATAGAGGATATAAAATGAAACTGTGCATTTAAATTAGGTTAAACTATACAACTTACTTCAACTTAGGTTTTAACCATGTCTCTCTAAACtttaaacttttgaatttttaatcCAAAACAACACAACTGATATTATCTACCGTTTAGGGTTTGCAAttgtatgtatgtgtgtgtgtctatatatatatgtatatattattggTCATTTATCTTACTCAAAGTTACACACGATTCAGTTGGTGGTAGATTGATTTCTTATAAAACTTTATACTATATGTTAAAAAACGAGTTTATTTCAATAGTAATTGACAAAAACCTTTTGTCCTATATATTCCACTCGATTCTACAAAATTATACTATAAaaagactttattatataatatcGAAGAAAAATACAAAGATGAATATAATAAAGTCATGTGATATTTATTTGCAATCTCCTTATTTCAAATTCTACTACAAGACGtgacaaagaaaaataaaagttggaAACATAACTCTTTCtgactatttttttcttttgccacATGTCAAACTTTtttataggtttttttttttttataaattattgttgttgttatggTGCAGAGCAAAATACCAATAAGATTAATAATAAATGAGatgaatattttcaaaataatagacaaaatatttatataaaatatagcaaaacttAATTTTATGAACTGCAGACACAAAGATTGATGGATTCTATCAAAATCTATCATTAGTAAAAATAGATTTGGTTTCATTGACGGTATTGGTATCGGTGAAGATGAGTTTTCTTTCAATGACCAATTTCGAAAGGACAATAAATGAAACTGCGCCACGTACACCTTGGCCTACCCATTATGTCGgtatttgttatttgttttttgtcTTTTGTTTTAACTGTTTGGGATAATACAAGAAATCTCACACATCTCTTGAGAGATAGAAGAAGAAATATGAATAAAGAAGAAATAGGAATAattaatatagaaaattttggtttttgcAGCAACGGAAAGCATCCTCAAGTATCATATCACCATCATATTTATATGTGAAACCTCTCTCAATAAGCTTATTGGAGTTCATTTTGATGTTTCTGTGGGGAACTTCTTCCTCGGATACCCTGCAAAacccaattattcattcaacaCTAACATATATCAATATCGTTATCAACTTCGTTGTCAAACCAAATGTATGGACATGTATGGAGATGGTGAAGAAGGGTAGTAATTAATTACTAAACAATGGTACCTAAATGATTATCAGACGGAGTTATGTTAAATTACCCGTGTTTTTGTTTCAATTGAGGATGGTGAAGACGGTAGTAATTGGCAATATCTGAAGAAGACAAGAAGGAACTAGCACACAAGAATCTGCCATCGATTGAGCTTTGTTCCATACAGAAAATGAGGGCATCACGAGCATCATTGATATGTGTGAGTGGAACTTTACCATCCAATTCTTGAAGAAATCTACAGTATTTGAAGAGTTTACCATCGTCAATGAACTGAGATAATACGGCCATGGTGCTTAGCGTGCTTAGAGCAAGAGAAAGATGAGGAGACTCCCCAGCAATGACGCCGCACACCAACGAAACCACTTCCAACCTTTCCGATTCCTCGCTCTCCCCAAACTTAAGCAACTCTTTTTCTGTTATCGTCTTTGATTCCATGTATCCCTAAAAAGCACACCATCGTTAAATTACAACTTTAGTCTTGAAAGTTATAATtctgatatatattttttgttcatGAGATTTTAGGTTAATTACTAGCTTTTCTGGTTTAGGTAATTGATTTCTCCTtgaaatatatttgaaatatttatttctctccTATTTTTCCTCATCCCATCCATAGCTATCATTAGTTGATCTTTATACTCATTATTGTTGCccacttctctctctctctcctaaTCTTTTTCTATGGatagtatatatatatcatttcacTGCTCAAAAGTATgggttaaaattttaatttaaaaattcaatGGGTGTGTTTGGATCAATTTTCTAAGTGTTTAAAAGCACTgttttatgaatatttttaaaaccattgaaaaaatcaatccaaaacaaagaaaagaaatgtaTAGCACAACAGATAACTGAATATAGTAATGAAGCATAAAAGATGTAGTTAAATTGTAAGAGGGAATGTTTGTTTTTAGGTACCAATACAAATGAGTCAGAGAAAGGATAGGAAAGATTAAGAGGCGTCCAACAGCTTTCATCAAACAACTCCTTGAAACCACTCCCGTCGTCCTTCATCGGCGACATCGACACCACAGAGGCCGTGTAGATCAACCGCCTCACCGTTCCTGATTCCGCGCAAAATTTGGCTATCATCTTCGTCGCTGTAACTGATGCTTCTGTGGTGCTCCCAAACTGTTTTTAACCATAAACATTTTATAACATAACGAagtaaccaaaaaaaaaaaaaaaaatcattaaaaagaagaagaaaaaactaagGAAAGAAACCTGAGTTCCATGAGTGTGGTGTAAAGGAGTAGCGATATGGAAAACAAAGTTAGTGCCTGTAATGGCAGCTTCAAATTGATGGGGTTTGTAAATATCGGCTTCAAACAACACCAAATTATTGGTTGCATTTGGGAGGCTCTTTAAAACCCCAACCTTTGATTCATCAtctttaaataaagaaaaaaaatacaattaatagaaacaaaatgaaattgaaatacaaattttttcaaaaaaaataaaaatttaatggGATGAATTTAGAAATTACCTAAGTTTCGAAGAGTTGTATGGACGATATTGCCGTTTTGAAGAAGTTTTTTAATGAGGGAAGCAGCTACATAGCCTGACCCTCCAGTAACACACACTCTACAGCAACCTGACAttgttcttctttcttctttctatcctacaacttttttctttaatttgttcGTTCTTATATATCTCTTTCCACTTATTTATATATTGGAAAAAGCTTTGGCCTGTTTTATCTCAAgtcttattttattaaattgtttttttattttgttttaaaatattttcagatatcgtaaaataaacaaaaatatttataagacTTTAGTAACGTTAAAATAGTAAGCTCAACTATCTTCAAGTTAGTTGTTAGATATGGACTTAGGTAATTTAATTTACATTGAGTCCATTATCTTCTATCAATGTTGATCATAACAAGGCTGCCATTGTTGCCTCCACTTGGGTATTAATTTACTGCATATGCCTTTGTCTTATCTAGGTGTTCCCTTAAATGACAAGCCGTCTTCTACAAAGTTTTGGGATCTAATCATGGAGAATATTAACAGAAACTTAATACTCGGAAATATTTTCACTTACAATGAAAAGGTGGCGAGGTCATCCTCATAAAGTCAACACTCTCCGGTCTCCTTACATACCAGCTCTCGTTGTTCAAGGCTTCTAAATGTGTGTATAATAATATTGAGAGAACTTGGAGGAATTTTTATGGAGAAATTCTGATGGTGATAAAAACATACATCTGATGAACTGGAGAAAAGTTACTGTTTCTATAAAAAATGGAGGCTTGGGCATCAACGGAAAAGTAAAAAAGGTGTCCATCTAGTGGAGATGTTTGGATATACCTATTTCGGGTATACCTATTGATCCAAACCGTAgcttgttaaaagaaaaaagtttaatTTACTTTGAGAATATTTTTGATAAGACTGCATTATTGCGAATGGACAAATTTTCCGTTTCTGtgtgaaaattaatttttagaaaacaaGATAAATTATTTGGGTTTAGGGTACCGGTGAGCAAGGACAATTATATCAGATGAGGATGAGCGATATATGTGGTAGAATTTCAATCTTGAATATATCCAAATAAAGTTATTGAAAATCTAAGAGTTTTctccacataatataattattatagaaGAGTCGCGTCCTACCAATTTCACTACAACAATAATTAACCAAGAAATTGGTTTTTGCAGCAATGGAAAACATCTTCAAGTATCATGTCACCATCATACTTGTATATGAAACCTCTCTCAATCAACTTCTTCTTGGAGTTCATTTTGATGTTCCTTTTGGCCACTTCATCCAATTTCCTACAATTATAGAAAATtaacacaaaatttataatagTTCACGTACTGAGATTAGTGTGTATTAGTAATAACAATTAATAAACGTCGTAAATGATTATCGGATAATTATATTACCCATGTTTTTGTTGCAAATGAGAATGGTGAAGATGGTAGTAATCGGCAATTTCCGGAGAAGACAAGAAAGAAGTTGCACACAAGAATCTGCCATGAATTGAAGTTTGTTCCATACAGAAAATATGGGCTTCACAAACATCATCAATGTGTACCAGTGGGACTTTACCATCCACCTCTTCAAGAAATCTTAGGAGTTTGAAGGGTTCACTGAGAGAATGTGATCATGGTGGTCAAAGCTGGAGAAGGATGAGGAGACACTCCCCAGCGATGACGCCGCACACCAACGAAACCACTTCCAACCTTTCCGATTCCTCGCTCTCCCTAGAGGAATCCAGATCAGTTGAGGAGGCCTGTATCTTTTTCTGTTATCATCTTTGATTCCATGTATACACCATCGTTAAATGACAACTTTAGTCTTTGAATGTTAAATAACCTTTTGTTTTGAAATATTCTAACTTTTAAATGTTTAAGGTTGTTCGAAGTAATTTTGTTTACCTAAATACACATGTATGTTTAGGTATTTGAAGGAAAGTTATAATTTTGATAtataatttcctttttttttttttttttttttttttttttgttcctgAGATTTTAGGTTAATTACTAGCTTTTTGGTTTAGATAATTGATTTTTCCTTGGTCCCTCCTCTCATCTATAGCCATTAGTTTGTACTAATTATTGCTGCCCAActcctcctctctctctctgcaTCACATCACTTCACTACTCAAAGGGATGTGTTAAAAATATTAGTTTTAAAACTCTATGGATGTGTTTGGatgaattttttataaaccCTTTTTTAAAACACTTAAAAAGTAGATCTAAAACTGCATTATAGAACAAAAGATAATTGAATACAGTAATTAAGCATAAAAGATGTAATAATTAAATTGTAAGAGGGAATGTTTGTTTTTAGGTACCAGTAGATATGAGTCAGAAAAAGGATAGGAAAGATTAAGAGGCGTCCAACAGCTTTCATCAACAACTCCTTCAAACCCCTCCCGTGATCGTCTTTCATCGGCGACATCGACACGATGGAGGCCGTGTAGATCAACCGCCTCACCGTTCCTGATTCCACGCAAAATTTGGCTATCATCTTCGTCGCTGTAACTGATGCTTCAGTGGTGCTCCCAAACTGTTTTTtaacataaatattttataaaataacgAAGTAAGCAAAAAAATCAttagaaagcaaaagaaaaaaaggaaagaaacctGAGATCCATGAGTGAGACGTAAAGGGGTAGCGACATGGAAAACAAAGTGAGTGCCTGTAATGGCAGCTTCAAATTGATGGGGTTTGTAAATATCAGCTTCAAACAACACCAAATTAGTGGTTGCATTTGGGAGGCTGTTTAAAATCCCAACCTTTGATTCATCAtctttaaatagaaaaatatgtatatatatatatatatacagttaataaaaaccaaatcaaaaggattttttttaagaaaataaagatTTAGGGGGATTGAATTAAAAAATCACCTAAGTTTCGAAGAGTTGTATGGACGATATGGCCGTTTTGAAGAAGTTTTTTAATGAGGGAAGCAGCTACATAGCCCTGACCCTCCGGTAACACACACTCTGTAGCAACCTgacatttttcttctttcttcgtTCGGCTTTTGAACCTTACAACTTTTCTCTTTAATTTATTCATTCTTAAAATCTCTCTCCAATTATTTATATATTGGAAGAAGCCATGGAGGATGAATCAATCACCTACTCTATGATTAGAGAACACTATGCTGACACAGCACCTGAGTCAGCCATTATTAAACAAGCTGGAGTGACATCAAAAAGGTGTCGTATTATTTCTAAGGAAGGATTTGTTACTGTGTATGGAGAAAATACAAGTAAATCAATACCAAATTTTCTTCACCCTTTAATTTCATATCAAATTTCCTCCTTCCTGAAATTCCTTGATATCAGAGGCCAACAAGTCCAAACTAGTATTTAGTTTAAGATAGGGTAATTCAAAGAAGTACATTTGGGATATGTTGAGATGTGCCTTATAAGATAGATAGACTACTTCTTTCATTGTTCATAAAGACAAAACTcataacaaaaaattattaaaaatttacaAATCAATCCATAAAAAATAGGTACGCctttaaacaaagaaaaacgtgtgtatatatgtgtgtttatcaatttatatataattcGGGATGGATTTGGTAACTCAatccaacaaaaataaaaaatatttacttcAATCCGATCCTTACCTTTTGAGTTGGACAGTATGAATTGTCATGTTATTTGGATCTCGCTAACTTGGATGATGAgtaatgaaatttgaaatttgatcgtataaatatttagaaaaacaaaCGGTGTTTTAGTTACTAATTCGTCCAACAGGATGGTGCCCAAAAAGAAAAGGCCAAAACGAAAGTAAAGCACGAGACACGAGTTTATAGGACTCACCTTTTCAtagtaaaaatatataatgttttCGATAAGATTGCACTAATGCGACACGACAACTTTTCACTgtcaagaaaataataaaatgaactTTGCAGTTCTTCATATACTATATTCTTACAAATATATAATGTACTATTCATTATGAAATAGTCACATCCTACCAATTATTAGCTAGAGAACAAGATAAATTATTTGAGTTTAGGGTACTGGTGATCAGCAAGGACGATTATATCAGATATGGATGAGTGATATATGTTGGTAGATTTTCCATGTTGAATGTATCCAAATATAgttattgaaaatataaaagagTTTACTACACATATATAATCACTATGAAATAGTCACATCCTACCAATTTCACCAATACAATAATTAACCAAGAAATTGGTTTTTGCAGCAATGGAAAACATCTTCAAGTATCATGTCACCATCATACTTGTATATGAAACCTCTCTCAATCAACTTCTTGGAGTTCATTTTGATGTTCCTTTTGGCCACTTCATCCAATTTCCTACCATTACAGAAAATTAACACAAAAATTTATAATAGTTCACGTATTGAGATTAGtgtattagtaataataattaataaacgCCGTAAATGATTATCGGATATAATTATATTACCCGTGTTTTTGTTGCAAATGAGAATGGTGAAGATGGTAGTAATTGGCAATTTCTGGAGATGACAAGAAGGAAGTTGCACACAAGAATCTGCCATGAATTGAAGTTTGTTCCATACAGAAAATGTGGGCTTCACAAACATCATCAATGTGTACAAGTGGGACTTTACCATCCAACTCTTCAAGAAATCTTAGGAGTTTGAAGGGTTCACTTTCGTCGATGAACTGAGAAAATGTCACAGTGGTGGTTGCTGCTGGAGATGGATGGAGAGTGTCACCGGCGATCAGGCCGCACGCCAATGTGACCACTTCCAATTTCATCGATTCCTCGCTCTCCCCAAACTTGAGCAACTCTTTCTCTGTTGCTGTTTTTGAATCTACGTATCCCTGATGAGTTAAATTATAAGTTAAAGTTTATAAATGTtaaataaatttgattaaaaGACAATAGCAGTAAGAAATGAAGTTGGGTTGATACCACCACAGTTGAGTTAGAAAAAGGATAGGAAAGCTTGAGAGGCGTCCAACAGTTTTCGTCAAGGACGTCCTTAAAACCACTGCCGTCGTCTTTCATCGGCGACATCGACACGAGAGAGGCTGTGTAGATCAGCCGCCTAACCGTTCCCAATTCCACACACAATTTCGCTATCATCTTTGCCGCCGCAACCGATGCTTCTGTCACATCGCTGTACTGTGTTTTTTGCAGTATATTCATTTCAAGTTAAAAAAATTCTCATGAATTGTGATTGTGAGGTTTGTTTTAATACAACTATGGTAAGCTTTTGTcattcaaaaaaagaaaaacaaaaaaactctGTAAATCTGTCttctttctttcaaaatttattttctttggTGTTTATGTTTTTCTCAGTAATAGCTCGCATACAAAACTTTCAACTAAACATAAATTTAGCGACAAAACCTCCCAAAAATAGTTCCgattagaaaaagaaatcaacCCAAACCTGAGTTGCATGAGTGTGGTGTAAAGGAGTAGCGACATGAAAAACGATGTGACAGCCTCGGATGGCAGCTTCAAACTCATGAGGTTCATAAATGTCGGCTTTAAACAACACCAAATTAGTAGTTGCATTTGGGAGCCTCTTCAAAATCCCTATTTTCGATTCATCAtctttaaacataaaaatttaCCAATACTATGTTATTTACGTACGTCACAAGCAACATACAATTTAACTCTTAAAATATGGGGATTTGGATATAGCCTAATACTAATTTACCTAAGTTGCGAAGAGTTGCATGAACTATGTGGCCGTTTAGGAGAAGCTTTTTGATGAAGGAAGAAGCGACGTAGCCGGAGCCACGTCCTGTAACGCACACTCTCAAGCAACCGGACGACGACGACACTgccatttaattaataattttctttGCCTTCTCTTCAAATTCTTATCCTCTGATCTTCAATTCACTTTGTGATTTTGTTGATAAATCCCAAAATCTCTTTCCTCTTTATATATACCATAATAAATTGTTTTTTCAACATTACATttattagtttatatatatactatttGCTTTCA
Encoded proteins:
- the LOC103483201 gene encoding probable WRKY transcription factor 46, encoding MELMEHNSLISELTQGKELALQLRTHFHPSSSPEQACLFLTEMIQSSFEKALLLLNSNSSNSKTHQIALLDAQEEGEEEQEEEGEEVDESSAKKKRKISRSRDVLKKRKLLPRWTEEIKVCNGTAPEGPLNDGYSWRKYGQKDIHGANFPRCYYRCTHRNVRGCLATKQVQKSDNDPNIFEVTYRGRHTCNQSSNLGSTSSISSQNQIYEETNQIHQNPNSEIWFDFGDNNFNLKTEDFNQVFPPFSFSYEPIMDPTFIPGEGLTAAAVSSPASDTAWDWSGYDGGLQRVQSSEQSAVTEIISATTSVTNSPICIGEWDFSLDNIDFDQNFPFDSLDFIS
- the LOC103483205 gene encoding putative anthocyanidin reductase isoform X2, coding for MSGCCRVCVTGGSGYVAASLIKKLLQNGNIVHTTLRNLDDESKVGVLKSLPNATNNLVLFEADIYKPHQFEAAITGTNFVFHIATPLHHTHGTQFGSTTEASVTATKMIAKFCAESGTVRRLIYTASVVSMSPMKDDGSGFKELFDESCWTPLNLSYPFSDSFVLGYMESKTITEKELLKFGESEESERLEVVSLVCGVIAGESPHLSLALSTLSTMAVLSQFIDDGKLFKYCRFLQELDGKVPLTHINDARDALIFCMEQSSIDGRFLCASSFLSSSDIANYYRLHHPQLKQKHGVSEEEVPHRNIKMNSNKLIERGFTYKYDGDMILEDAFRCCKNQNFLY
- the LOC103483205 gene encoding anthocyanidin reductase ((2S)-flavan-3-ol-forming)-like isoform X1; translation: MNKLKRKVVRFKSRTKKEEKCQVATECVLPEGQGYVAASLIKKLLQNGHIVHTTLRNLDDESKVGVLKSLPNATNNLVLFEADIYKPHQFEAAITGTNFVFHIATPLHHTHGTQFGSTTEASVTATKMIAKFCAESGTVRRLIYTASVVSMSPMKDDGSGFKELFDESCWTPLNLSYPFSDSFVLGYMESKTITEKELLKFGESEESERLEVVSLVCGVIAGESPHLSLALSTLSTMAVLSQFIDDGKLFKYCRFLQELDGKVPLTHINDARDALIFCMEQSSIDGRFLCASSFLSSSDIANYYRLHHPQLKQKHGVSEEEVPHRNIKMNSNKLIERGFTYKYDGDMILEDAFRCCKNQNFLY
- the LOC103483205 gene encoding putative anthocyanidin reductase isoform X3, whose protein sequence is MNKLKRKVVRFKSRTKKEEKCQVATECVLPEGQGYVAASLIKKLLQNGHIVHTTLRNLDDESKVGVLKSLPNATNNLVLFEADIYKPHQFEAAITGTNFVFHIATPLHHTHGTQFGSTTEASVTATKMIAKFCAESGTVRRLIYTASVVSMSPMKDDGSGFKELFDESCWTPLNLSYPFSDSFVLGYMESKTITEKELLKFGESEESERLEVVSLVCGVIAGESPHLSLALSTLSTMAVLSQFIDDAQSMADSCVLVPSCLLQILPITTVFTILN
- the LOC103483203 gene encoding putative anthocyanidin reductase, whose protein sequence is MAVSSSSGCLRVCVTGRGSGYVASSFIKKLLLNGHIVHATLRNLDDESKIGILKRLPNATTNLVLFKADIYEPHEFEAAIRGCHIVFHVATPLHHTHATQYSDVTEASVAAAKMIAKLCVELGTVRRLIYTASLVSMSPMKDDGSGFKDVLDENCWTPLKLSYPFSNSTVVGYVDSKTATEKELLKFGESEESMKLEVVTLACGLIAGDTLHPSPAATTTVTFSQFIDESEPFKLLRFLEELDGKVPLVHIDDVCEAHIFCMEQTSIHGRFLCATSFLSSPEIANYYHLHHSHLQQKHGKLDEVAKRNIKMNSKKLIERGFIYKYDGDMILEDVFHCCKNQFLG